Proteins from one Limanda limanda chromosome 9, fLimLim1.1, whole genome shotgun sequence genomic window:
- the pip5k1ca gene encoding phosphatidylinositol 4-phosphate 5-kinase type-1 gamma, with amino-acid sequence MEAAATEGAVGLSEAGDGSPLSGAAASDDGDTVVGVSYGMDAADMDAAAKKAFITEMPSSSGLPGQGKKMGHRGVDASGETTYKKTTSSALKGAIQLGIGYTVGNLSSKPERDVLMQDFYVVESIFFPSEGSNLTPAHHFPDFRFKTYAPVAFRYFRELFGIRPDDYLYSLCNEPLIELSNPGASGSVFYLTKDDEFIIKTVMHKEAEFLQKLLPGYYMNLNQNPRTLLPKFFGLYCVQSGGKNIRVVVMNNVLPRAVRMHLKFDLKGSTYKRRASKKEREKARPTFKDLDFMQDLQDALMLDVDTYNALVKTLQRDCLVLESFKIMDYSLLLGVHNMDQAERERQMEGGSDEKRPVAQQKALYSTAMESIQGGAACGGSIDADETMGGIPAVNGKGERLLLYIGLIDILQSYRLIKKLEHSWKALVHDGDTVSVHRPGFYADRFFKFMSNTVFRKSSSLKSSPSKKGRVSLMVPKCTGPGAAWSASQLPSERDENIYDLRGARSFPTLDDEGRPDLLPCTPPSFEEATTASIATTLSSTTSLSIPERSPSDTSDNARYRYTHTHSVSRRHTQSLTHDGRTQEELRVREEDQQTITVEVELKRHDSEPTISVPQLSPQLSEVQEVADAEAPDAAEPSTCSSVPEAAPSSAPAAPSSPGATEEAASSPKVVVEADRASQVSGSGCTSQASVDDDDDVPITDIYF; translated from the exons atgCTGCTGCTAAGAAGGCCTTCATCACAGAG ATGCCCTCGTCCTCAGGCCTGCCTGGTCAGGGAAAGAAGATGGGTCACAGAGGGGTGGATGCATCCGGAGAAACTACTTACAAGAAG ACCACCTCCTCGGCCTTGAAAGGTGCCATCCAGCTGGGCATCGGTTACACGGTCGGCAACCTGAGCTCCAAGCCCGAGAGAGATGTGTTGATGCAGGATTTCTACGTGGTGGAGAGCATCTTTTTCCCCAG TGAAGGGAGCAACCTCACTCCAGCCCACCATTTCCCAGACTTCCGCTTCAAAACATACGCTCCCGTGGCCTTCCGCTACTTCAGAGAACTGTTTGGCATCAGGCCAGATGACTACCTG TACTCCCTGTGTAACGAGCCCCTAATTGAGCTGTCCAATCCTGGAGCCAGCGGTTCAGTCTTCTATCTCACAAAGGACGACGAGTTCATCATCAAGACTGTGATGCACAAGGAGGCTGAGTTCTTACAGAAACTGCTGCCTGGATACTACATG aacTTGAATCAAAACCCTCGCACTTTGCTGCCCAAGTTTTTCGGTCTCTACTGCGTCCAGTCAGGCGGGAAAAACATCCGCGTGGTTGTGATGAACAACGTCCTGCCCCGTGCGGTTCGCATGCACCTCAAATTTGACCTGAAGGGCTCCACCTACAAGAGGCGAGCATcaaagaaggagagggagaaggccAGGCCAACTTTCAAAGACCTGGACTTCATGCAGGACTTGCAGGACGCATTGATGCTGGACGTGGACACTTACAACGCACTCGTTAAGACTCTACAGAGAGACTGCCTG GTGTTGGAGAGCTTCAAGATCATGGACTACAGCCTGCTGCTCGGTGTTCACAACATGGACCAGgcggagagggagaggcagatgGAGGGCGGCAGTGACGAGAAGAGGCCCGTGGCCCAGCAGAAGGCCCTGTACTCCACAGCCATGGAGTCCATCCAGGGAGGAGCCGCCTGCGGAGGGTCCATCGACGCTGACGAAAC GATGGGCGGTATCCCAGCTGTCAatggaaagggagagagacttCTTCTTTACATCGGGCTCATCGACATCCTGCAGTCCTACAG gCTAATCAAGAAACTGGAGCACTCGTGGAAAGCTTTGGTTCACGACGGG gaCACTGTGTCGGTCCACCGGCCTGGCTTCTATGCAGATAGGTTCTTCAAGTTCATGAGCAACACGGTTTTCAGGAAGAGTTCCT CTCTGAAGTCGTCTCCATCTAAGAAGGGTCGAGTGTCTTTGATGGTGCCTAAGTGCACTGGTCCTGGTGCAGCCTGGTCAGCCAGCCAGCTGCCCTCTGAGAGGGATGAGAACATCTACGACCTGAGAGGAGCTCGGAGCTTCCCAACGCTGGATGACGAGG GCCGACCAGATCTTCTTCCATGCACTCCTCCATCATTTGAAGAAGCCACCACAGCATCAATCGCCACCACTTTGTCTTCGACCACCTCTCTGTCCATCCCTGAGAGATCCCCATCTGACACATCAGATAACGCCCgctacaggtacacacacacaca CTCTGTTTCCAGGCGACACACCCAGTCTCTCACCCATGATGGGAG gACCCAGGAGGAGCTGCGTGTGCGTGAGGAGGATCAGCAAACCATCACAGTGGAGGTGGAGTTGAAGAGACACGACAGTGAGCCCACCATCTCTGTTCCACAACTTTCACCTCAACTCAG CGAGGTTCAGGAAGTAGCCGACGCCGAGGCTCCGGATGCCGCAGAGCCTTCCACCTGTTCATCGGTACCTGAAGCAGCCCCATCGTCTGCCCCAgctgctccctcctctcctgggGCAACTGAGGAAGCTGCATCCAGTCCCAaggtggtggtggaggcggACCGGGCGAGCCAGGTGTCTGGCTCGGGCTGCACCAGCCAGGCTTCAgttgatgatgacgatgatgtgCCAATCACAGATATCTACTTT